One genomic window of Candidatus Kuenenia stuttgartiensis includes the following:
- a CDS encoding PAS domain S-box protein: protein MEKVRKILIVVNDNDDEYPAGNSLKEMLLKCGYLIYMACHGKDVVLLIKKYNIDLVLFDLCLCDEHEFLSVKSTKNALPDTNVIVMVDRAKVGKVIKELCMDTVDYILKPFDADYLKKTVENALYKQQLEWNLKKTLFDKEIINNINKSIATSIDIRESFSMVCSELKKIIPFVRACLIISNEQGQWFQVFALAKKYDFSEINAGESFPMGGSLLEKIIQTGKPIIVNDTSTGHFWTDKVLHNEGILSRLGFPLILKGKVLGAITFGAKELNSFDEQCYFYLWQIAPQLAIVLENTILFSRIKTSEERYKMLFNYAADSMMMVDLNGKILTVNRREEEIIGYQMEELVNKYVFDFLTIPSKRTVISLLSMAVNKKAPTTEIEVISKNKQILVMELDIIAVRERNDIIYMLAHFRDITERKNLELELKREKEKLDDIVSQIGADLLVIGKDKKIRWANKRLINNHPLGKNIVNHTCFDTFCNFEEDPVECPSFKVFKTAKINQTERMVYNHNKKKFCNVISSPIFDKEGNVVQVLELIQDITEKKREEERQKKLQQQLIHSDRLISIGRLAAGVAHEINTPLAIISGMTQGFLERKKGFSNETIKEFKTMQKVAKRIERIVNSLLELSHFEGNEQPRPANINKIIKDTVALIIEPFTKKNKKIILKLSSRLPKIKGFAEQLQQVIMNLLINADDATDSGDTISITTGIKNKNTITITFEDTGKGIPENQLSRVFDPFFTDKEVGKGTGLGLSITYGIIKRHNGAIHVKSDVGKGAKFEINLPTNFEKVTYDG, encoded by the coding sequence ATGGAAAAAGTCCGAAAAATTCTTATCGTTGTCAACGATAATGATGACGAATATCCGGCAGGTAATTCACTCAAAGAAATGCTCTTAAAATGCGGATATCTTATTTACATGGCATGTCACGGCAAGGATGTTGTTCTCTTAATAAAGAAATATAACATTGATTTGGTTTTGTTCGACCTCTGTCTGTGCGATGAACATGAGTTTTTGTCAGTAAAAAGTACGAAGAATGCCTTGCCGGATACAAATGTTATCGTTATGGTTGATCGGGCAAAGGTTGGTAAGGTAATCAAAGAACTATGCATGGACACGGTTGACTATATTTTGAAACCTTTTGACGCCGATTACCTGAAAAAGACGGTTGAGAATGCGCTTTACAAACAACAGTTGGAATGGAATCTGAAAAAGACGCTATTCGATAAAGAGATTATCAATAATATAAACAAATCGATTGCTACCAGCATTGACATTCGTGAGAGTTTTTCAATGGTATGCAGCGAACTGAAAAAGATTATTCCATTTGTTCGCGCCTGCTTAATTATTTCAAATGAACAAGGTCAATGGTTTCAGGTGTTTGCGCTGGCAAAAAAGTATGATTTTAGTGAAATTAATGCAGGGGAATCATTTCCCATGGGTGGCAGCCTTTTGGAAAAAATTATTCAAACCGGCAAGCCCATCATAGTGAATGATACGAGCACCGGGCATTTCTGGACTGATAAGGTATTGCATAACGAAGGAATACTTTCACGGCTGGGTTTTCCCCTGATACTTAAGGGAAAAGTGCTTGGGGCAATCACATTTGGCGCCAAGGAGCTCAACAGTTTTGACGAACAGTGCTATTTCTATCTTTGGCAGATAGCGCCTCAGCTTGCAATAGTACTTGAAAACACTATTTTATTCAGCCGGATTAAAACCTCGGAAGAACGATACAAGATGTTGTTTAACTATGCGGCAGATTCAATGATGATGGTAGATTTGAATGGAAAGATACTTACGGTGAACAGGCGCGAGGAAGAAATTATCGGATATCAGATGGAAGAGCTTGTAAATAAGTATGTCTTTGATTTCCTGACCATACCATCAAAAAGAACGGTTATCTCACTGCTATCGATGGCAGTCAATAAGAAGGCGCCGACAACTGAAATTGAGGTAATCAGCAAAAATAAGCAGATATTGGTAATGGAACTGGATATTATTGCCGTTAGAGAAAGAAATGATATTATCTATATGTTGGCACATTTTCGGGATATAACCGAAAGGAAGAACCTGGAGCTGGAATTGAAAAGGGAAAAGGAGAAACTGGATGATATTGTAAGTCAAATCGGGGCAGACCTCCTCGTTATCGGCAAAGACAAAAAAATTCGCTGGGCAAACAAACGATTAATCAATAATCATCCCCTCGGCAAAAATATAGTAAATCATACCTGTTTTGATACCTTTTGCAATTTTGAGGAAGACCCTGTTGAGTGCCCTTCGTTTAAAGTATTTAAAACGGCAAAAATTAACCAGACAGAGCGCATGGTTTATAACCATAATAAAAAGAAATTTTGCAATGTGATCAGTTCTCCGATTTTCGATAAGGAGGGAAATGTTGTTCAGGTGCTGGAACTGATTCAGGATATAACGGAAAAAAAACGGGAAGAAGAACGGCAAAAAAAATTACAGCAGCAGTTAATACATTCGGATAGATTGATATCCATCGGAAGGCTTGCGGCAGGCGTCGCCCACGAAATCAATACCCCCCTTGCAATCATTTCGGGTATGACACAAGGCTTTCTTGAAAGAAAAAAGGGATTTAGCAATGAAACAATAAAAGAATTTAAAACGATGCAAAAGGTGGCTAAAAGGATAGAAAGGATTGTTAATTCCCTGCTGGAATTATCGCATTTTGAAGGAAACGAACAACCAAGGCCTGCCAATATTAATAAAATTATAAAGGACACCGTCGCTCTTATTATAGAACCGTTCACGAAAAAAAATAAGAAAATTATTTTGAAATTATCTTCCCGGCTACCGAAAATTAAAGGATTTGCGGAGCAATTACAACAGGTTATAATGAACCTGCTGATTAATGCGGATGATGCAACGGATTCCGGCGATACCATCTCCATAACAACGGGCATTAAAAATAAAAATACCATTACTATTACTTTTGAGGATACCGGTAAAGGTATTCCGGAAAACCAGCTTTCAAGAGTCTTTGACCCGTTTTTTACGGACAAAGAAGTAGGGAAAGGGACCGGGCTGGGGTTGTCCATTACTTATGGCATTATAAAAAGGCATAATGGCGCTATTCATGTGAAAAGCGACGTGGGAAAAGGCGCAAAATTTGAAATTAATTTACCCACAAACTTTGAAAAGGTGACATACGATGGATAA
- the rlmN gene encoding 23S rRNA (adenine(2503)-C(2))-methyltransferase RlmN, which produces MNKLQLTSITELDLSESVELCRSLGEPSYRGKQILSWMYKKGATDFNQMSDIPLPFREKLEEAHNVFQTKIHTINTSQDGTEKFLIHLPDNNLIECVLLRDGKRRTACVSTQVGCAMGCSFCASGVLGLTRNLKTGEIIEQVLHIKNHLPANEHITNIVFMGIGEPLANYDKVVKSLRIMNADWGLAIGARNITISTVGLIEGIRRLAKEGLKVNLAISLHASNDNTRNKLVPSNSKTGIKNILGAAQEYFNATHRDISFEYTMIDGINDSKQDAKLLAQILKGVQCNVNILPVNPIKEGNFAPPVQKTVETFCTVLKNHGIVATVRQRRGINVNAACGQLRLQIQKHCHGEKILHTPPSLFLPANYK; this is translated from the coding sequence ATGAATAAATTACAGTTAACTTCAATTACCGAATTAGATTTATCTGAATCGGTGGAACTTTGCCGCTCATTGGGAGAGCCTTCTTACAGGGGGAAGCAAATTCTTTCATGGATGTATAAAAAAGGCGCAACGGATTTTAATCAAATGTCCGATATTCCCCTGCCGTTTCGAGAAAAGCTTGAAGAAGCACACAATGTTTTTCAAACCAAAATACACACAATAAACACCTCGCAAGACGGTACAGAAAAATTTCTGATCCATTTGCCGGACAACAACTTAATTGAATGTGTGCTTTTAAGAGACGGTAAGAGGAGGACGGCATGTGTTTCAACGCAGGTTGGTTGTGCTATGGGGTGTAGTTTTTGTGCAAGTGGTGTATTAGGACTTACCAGAAACCTTAAAACCGGGGAAATAATCGAACAAGTTCTACATATCAAAAACCACCTCCCCGCAAATGAACACATTACCAATATTGTCTTTATGGGAATCGGAGAGCCACTGGCCAATTATGATAAGGTGGTCAAGTCTCTCAGAATTATGAATGCTGATTGGGGTCTGGCGATAGGTGCCAGAAATATCACTATTTCAACCGTTGGCCTGATAGAAGGAATCAGAAGATTGGCAAAGGAAGGGCTCAAAGTAAATCTTGCTATTTCTCTTCATGCATCGAATGATAATACAAGAAATAAACTCGTCCCATCAAACAGTAAAACAGGGATTAAAAACATCCTGGGTGCTGCGCAGGAATACTTTAATGCTACCCATAGAGATATTAGTTTTGAATATACCATGATTGACGGCATTAATGATTCAAAACAGGATGCCAAATTACTTGCACAAATATTAAAAGGAGTTCAGTGCAACGTTAATATTCTTCCTGTAAATCCAATAAAGGAAGGCAATTTTGCCCCCCCGGTACAAAAAACAGTGGAAACATTCTGCACCGTGCTAAAAAATCATGGCATCGTCGCCACGGTTCGTCAAAGAAGAGGAATTAACGTAAATGCTGCATGTGGACAACTTAGGCTACAAATTCAAAAGCATTGTCATGGAGAAAAGATATTACATACACCACCGTCATTGTTTCTCCCCGCAAATTATAAATAA
- a CDS encoding SUMF1/EgtB/PvdO family nonheme iron enzyme codes for MKSFYLATFSVILNLFLCNILFSQSTDRNNLENTPITEENTSKNRMCPECSRIYPGDVSFCSIDGKQLIEYTAADLICPTCKEKAAPGEKFCKKDGMPLIVQPLTEQKDPEGNIVNLTPAEIARKIQTHIEEGNRFKNEEKYTDALNEFKQAVFLHPDNIGIHFNLGGIYWKLENQKLALFHMDTCRDLLEMLPEEKKNQENYQKISQDIYLYIYKLEKGLLPEEKQKREALVLEKRNKKMSAALEKNRDKWSEMVLIPAGKFVMGSGGEEFIPEESPIHEVYLDAYYIDKYEVTNALYWEFVRYIKETGDHSKCHPEEPKDKNHVPGTVHTNWDYPYYDYPGYPVSRVDWYDAYAYAAWAGKRLPTEAEWEKAARGTDGRRYPWGNVWDATLANVGPSGSLIVGSYDIGKSIYGCYDVIGSLSEWCNDWYHAEYYHKSPSMNPKGPDYSTGVRIIKGASLFAPYAYKMRCAVRMFGKPEDRNKSIGFRCAKDYVPEDEENKAK; via the coding sequence TTGAAATCTTTTTATCTGGCAACGTTTTCTGTTATCCTCAACTTATTTTTATGTAATATTCTTTTCTCTCAAAGCACGGATAGGAATAATTTAGAAAATACGCCAATAACAGAAGAAAATACGTCTAAAAACAGGATGTGTCCTGAATGCAGCAGAATATATCCCGGAGACGTAAGCTTTTGCAGTATTGATGGCAAACAGCTTATCGAGTATACCGCGGCAGATCTTATATGCCCGACATGCAAAGAAAAGGCAGCGCCAGGAGAAAAATTCTGCAAAAAAGATGGCATGCCTTTGATTGTTCAACCTCTTACAGAGCAGAAGGACCCCGAAGGAAACATTGTTAATCTTACCCCAGCCGAAATAGCACGAAAGATACAAACCCACATAGAAGAAGGAAACCGGTTTAAAAATGAAGAAAAATATACCGATGCGCTAAATGAATTTAAACAGGCGGTATTTTTACATCCGGATAATATAGGAATACACTTTAACCTCGGTGGTATTTACTGGAAATTAGAAAATCAAAAATTGGCATTGTTTCACATGGATACATGCAGAGACTTATTAGAAATGCTGCCTGAAGAGAAAAAAAATCAGGAAAATTATCAAAAGATAAGTCAGGATATATATCTCTATATATATAAGCTGGAAAAAGGGCTTTTGCCTGAGGAAAAACAGAAGCGCGAAGCGCTAGTTTTGGAAAAAAGAAACAAAAAAATGAGCGCAGCGCTGGAGAAAAACCGTGACAAATGGAGTGAAATGGTTTTAATTCCCGCAGGAAAATTTGTTATGGGGTCAGGTGGTGAAGAATTTATTCCCGAGGAATCACCAATACACGAAGTATATTTAGATGCATATTATATCGATAAATATGAAGTCACAAACGCATTATACTGGGAATTCGTACGATATATAAAAGAAACGGGAGACCACAGCAAATGCCACCCGGAAGAGCCAAAAGATAAAAACCATGTGCCAGGTACTGTGCATACAAACTGGGACTATCCCTATTATGATTATCCCGGTTATCCCGTATCCCGTGTTGACTGGTATGATGCGTATGCGTACGCTGCCTGGGCGGGGAAGAGACTTCCCACGGAAGCAGAGTGGGAGAAAGCCGCAAGAGGAACTGACGGGCGCAGATACCCATGGGGGAATGTTTGGGATGCAACATTGGCAAATGTAGGGCCTAGTGGATCCCTGATTGTAGGTAGTTATGATATTGGAAAAAGTATTTACGGATGCTATGACGTTATTGGCAGCCTCTCAGAATGGTGCAATGATTGGTACCATGCCGAATATTACCACAAAAGTCCAAGTATGAATCCAAAAGGCCCTGATTACAGCACAGGGGTGAGAATTATCAAAGGTGCTTCCCTCTTTGCCCCCTACGCCTATAAAATGAGATGTGCTGTCAGAATGTTTGGTAAGCCGGAAGACAGGAATAAGAGCATTGGGTTTCGTTGCGCAAAAGACTATGTTCCTGAAGACGAAGAAAACAAGGCAAAATAG
- the rfaE2 gene encoding D-glycero-beta-D-manno-heptose 1-phosphate adenylyltransferase — MDKLFHIVSHLGSPKILVIGDLMLDKYVWGEVRRISQEAPIPVINVSSEDIRPGGAGSVIANLKMLGAQVLACGVIGDDSYGTILLQILKNMKCDVDGVIVDNSRPTTMKMRLMGHLQTAGKGIQQLLRVDYEKTHYISKEKEQQLNGYLSEKIKDCDTVLISDMNKGLLSDSLLKAIIHLCREHKKVVIADPKLSGDYSCYRGVTAVTPNRHETECATGIKITDSESLHRAAGKFVSDLELEYCVITIDREGMFLYHKKGEGRVFPTTPKAVYDVTGAGDMVLSMFGLVLGEGYSFEEATLLANIAAGIEVGKIGVVPVSKDEILNELASEGNQKSGKIKTVEMLENILKEHRRRNDKVVFTNGCFDILHVGHIEYLKFARKQGDLLVVGLNTDSSIKKLKGPNRPIVSQDERAKMLAALEDVSYVVLFDELTPMSIITSLKPEILVKGEDWKDAGVVGQEFVESYGGKVVLAPLVEGISTTNIVSRIINKHTRDELLQGVITQTH; from the coding sequence ATGGATAAGCTTTTTCATATCGTTTCACATTTGGGATCCCCGAAAATCCTGGTTATCGGGGATTTGATGCTTGATAAGTATGTTTGGGGTGAGGTCAGGCGCATATCACAGGAGGCGCCTATACCTGTAATTAACGTTTCTTCAGAAGATATACGGCCCGGCGGCGCGGGGAGCGTTATTGCAAATTTAAAAATGTTAGGGGCACAGGTGCTTGCGTGCGGAGTTATTGGAGATGATTCGTATGGCACTATTCTTTTGCAAATACTTAAAAATATGAAATGTGACGTTGACGGGGTCATTGTTGACAATAGCCGTCCAACAACAATGAAGATGCGTTTAATGGGACATCTACAAACTGCAGGAAAAGGCATACAACAATTATTACGTGTTGATTATGAAAAAACCCACTACATTTCCAAAGAGAAAGAACAACAATTAAATGGTTATCTGAGCGAAAAGATAAAGGACTGTGATACTGTCCTGATATCGGATATGAACAAGGGTTTGCTTTCTGATTCGCTACTGAAGGCTATAATTCATCTTTGCCGGGAACACAAAAAAGTAGTAATTGCAGATCCAAAACTTTCGGGAGATTACTCCTGCTATAGAGGGGTTACCGCCGTTACTCCAAACAGGCATGAGACAGAATGTGCTACCGGAATCAAAATTACCGACAGTGAGAGTTTGCATAGGGCTGCGGGTAAATTTGTCTCTGACCTGGAATTGGAGTATTGCGTTATCACTATAGACAGAGAAGGCATGTTTCTTTATCATAAAAAAGGCGAAGGAAGGGTATTCCCTACTACTCCAAAAGCGGTGTATGATGTAACCGGCGCCGGCGATATGGTGCTTAGCATGTTTGGCCTGGTGCTCGGGGAGGGTTATAGTTTTGAGGAAGCCACATTGCTGGCAAATATCGCGGCAGGAATTGAAGTCGGGAAAATTGGCGTTGTTCCGGTAAGTAAAGACGAAATACTTAATGAACTTGCAAGCGAAGGGAATCAGAAATCCGGGAAAATTAAAACCGTTGAAATGCTTGAAAATATTTTAAAAGAACACCGAAGGAGAAATGACAAGGTTGTTTTTACAAATGGTTGTTTTGATATTTTGCATGTTGGTCATATAGAGTATCTTAAGTTTGCAAGAAAACAGGGCGATTTGCTGGTGGTTGGGCTGAACACGGACAGTTCAATAAAAAAACTGAAGGGGCCTAACCGTCCTATTGTTTCTCAGGACGAGCGTGCAAAAATGCTTGCGGCATTAGAAGACGTCTCGTACGTGGTGTTGTTCGATGAGTTAACACCTATGAGCATTATTACGTCCTTAAAACCTGAAATATTAGTAAAAGGCGAAGACTGGAAAGATGCAGGGGTAGTGGGGCAGGAGTTTGTGGAGTCCTACGGAGGCAAGGTAGTATTGGCTCCTTTAGTGGAAGGAATTTCAACCACCAACATTGTCTCAAGAATCATTAATAAGCATACCCGGGATGAATTGTTACAGGGCGTAATCACACAGACGCATTAA
- the murJ gene encoding murein biosynthesis integral membrane protein MurJ has translation MSDIKKLIYSVKTISSCTFLSRILGLGRDIICASIFGTGLVWDAFTVAFKIPNLFRRLFGEGALSAAFIPVFTEHIEKHGEREAWKFANIVITLLIIILGGIVFIGEGSFFVVPKLFNIHEKWQLIFKLLIILFPYVFFICIVAFMGAILNTVRHFFIPAFAPMILNICWISGAFVSFYTGNVTEKMVFTVAIAILFSGIIQMYVHLPFLRQKGFNYRPSFQFTHPGLKSVFTRMAPIVFGLAIVQLNVLLDSIIAVGFASTSDGQGSFAFAGMNIPFPLKVGAASVLYYSDRLIQFPLGVFGVAMATAVFPFFSTYAAREDWENFSRTFNKALKFILFMGIPASIGIIMLREPIVSLLYKRNQFDAESALRTSRVILFYAIGIWAYCGLHVLIRAFYSLKDTVTPVKIGTLCVGLNLVLNISLIWTLQEGGLALSTSISAIIQIIILTLILQKKLSIKIQKEVFVSLVKTIIISVAMGFVCFFTLKMLPYSEENTSLYFKGIRLFIPMLTASATFAVASFLIKSEDFRNLIKGVLKKP, from the coding sequence ATGTCAGACATAAAAAAATTAATTTATTCCGTAAAAACCATAAGCAGTTGCACTTTTTTAAGCCGCATACTGGGGCTTGGAAGGGATATTATCTGTGCCAGTATTTTTGGAACAGGCCTCGTATGGGACGCCTTTACCGTCGCCTTTAAAATTCCCAATCTCTTTAGGCGTTTATTTGGAGAGGGCGCCCTTAGCGCTGCTTTTATACCGGTATTCACCGAACATATAGAAAAGCACGGAGAACGGGAGGCCTGGAAATTTGCAAATATTGTCATAACGTTACTCATTATCATCTTAGGGGGGATTGTATTCATAGGTGAAGGATCTTTTTTTGTGGTTCCAAAACTATTCAACATTCATGAAAAATGGCAGTTAATTTTTAAATTACTAATAATCTTGTTTCCTTATGTTTTTTTTATTTGCATTGTCGCTTTTATGGGAGCAATATTAAACACGGTTCGCCATTTTTTCATCCCCGCATTTGCCCCCATGATTCTTAATATATGCTGGATAAGCGGGGCATTTGTATCCTTTTATACGGGGAATGTGACCGAGAAAATGGTCTTTACAGTGGCAATTGCCATCCTTTTTTCGGGCATTATCCAGATGTATGTCCATCTGCCCTTTCTCAGGCAGAAAGGTTTTAATTACCGTCCATCATTCCAATTTACACACCCAGGCTTAAAATCGGTTTTTACACGAATGGCCCCCATCGTCTTCGGGTTGGCAATCGTACAGCTTAATGTTTTACTTGACAGTATAATTGCCGTTGGATTTGCCTCAACTAGTGATGGGCAGGGCTCTTTTGCTTTTGCCGGAATGAACATACCGTTTCCCCTGAAAGTCGGGGCAGCATCCGTGCTGTATTACAGCGACAGATTAATCCAGTTTCCTTTGGGAGTTTTCGGCGTTGCCATGGCTACCGCAGTCTTTCCTTTTTTTTCCACATATGCGGCAAGAGAAGACTGGGAAAACTTTTCAAGAACCTTCAACAAAGCTTTAAAATTCATTCTCTTTATGGGTATTCCTGCATCGATTGGTATTATCATGCTCCGGGAACCTATTGTGAGCCTGCTTTATAAAAGAAACCAATTTGACGCCGAATCGGCATTAAGAACATCTCGCGTCATCTTGTTTTATGCTATCGGCATATGGGCGTATTGTGGTCTACATGTACTGATCAGGGCATTTTATTCTCTCAAAGATACGGTTACTCCCGTCAAAATCGGTACATTGTGTGTCGGCTTAAACCTGGTGTTGAATATTTCGCTCATCTGGACTTTACAAGAAGGGGGTCTGGCCCTTTCCACTTCAATTAGCGCCATAATACAAATAATTATATTAACCCTGATATTGCAAAAAAAACTAAGTATAAAAATACAAAAAGAAGTTTTTGTCTCTCTTGTAAAAACGATAATCATCTCAGTTGCGATGGGGTTTGTATGCTTTTTTACGCTAAAAATGCTTCCTTATTCAGAGGAAAACACCTCGCTTTACTTTAAGGGAATACGGCTTTTCATTCCAATGTTGACCGCGAGCGCTACTTTTGCTGTCGCTTCTTTCTTAATCAAATCAGAAGATTTCAGAAATCTCATTAAAGGAGTATTGAAAAAGCCATAA
- a CDS encoding SoxR reducing system RseC family protein produces the protein MFKQTQVKEAGIIKRINGNRTTIELLKQTAENCKSCSGCAEVKSSPHYLEVETVPGTKEGQLVVTQKTIHSPYKSIILVFVFPLISLIAGSYVGQNYNFFGITSKDIRIIVCGFIFFISSLVIAAIYDKMSKSKTTTPQKIIPYNLHNSYDTIFK, from the coding sequence ATGTTTAAACAAACACAAGTAAAAGAAGCAGGTATCATAAAACGTATTAACGGCAACAGAACTACCATCGAATTACTAAAACAAACAGCGGAGAACTGTAAGAGTTGCAGTGGTTGTGCAGAGGTAAAAAGTAGTCCGCACTATTTGGAAGTTGAAACAGTTCCCGGCACAAAGGAAGGGCAATTGGTAGTTACGCAAAAAACAATCCATTCACCTTACAAAAGTATAATACTCGTGTTTGTCTTTCCCTTAATTAGTTTAATAGCGGGTAGTTACGTAGGGCAAAATTACAACTTTTTTGGTATAACATCAAAAGACATAAGAATTATAGTTTGTGGATTTATTTTTTTTATATCTTCATTGGTTATAGCAGCTATTTACGACAAAATGTCAAAAAGTAAAACAACCACACCTCAAAAAATCATTCCTTATAATCTCCACAATAGCTACGACACCATTTTTAAATAG
- a CDS encoding large ribosomal subunit protein bL34 produces the protein MKVRIRKSSIKRKRMCGFRKRMRTKGGRAILNRRRRIGRRPLLNV, from the coding sequence ATGAAAGTAAGAATTAGGAAAAGTTCGATAAAACGTAAGAGAATGTGCGGTTTTAGAAAAAGAATGCGGACAAAGGGAGGGCGTGCTATTTTAAATAGGAGACGCCGCATAGGGAGAAGGCCGCTACTGAATGTTTGA
- a CDS encoding HU family DNA-binding protein, with protein MQTTTKRDLCEKIARKTDNTHMVVKKTIQMFLDEIIGELSQGNRIELRDFGVFEIRQRAARKARNPRTGEVAFVPSKNVVVFKVGKLMREKVGNSPQTQPPAQ; from the coding sequence ATGCAAACAACGACAAAAAGGGATCTGTGCGAAAAGATTGCCAGGAAAACAGACAACACGCATATGGTGGTAAAAAAGACAATTCAAATGTTTTTGGATGAAATTATAGGGGAGCTTTCACAGGGTAATCGCATTGAATTGCGCGACTTCGGCGTCTTTGAAATTCGCCAGCGTGCGGCACGCAAGGCAAGAAACCCAAGAACCGGAGAAGTTGCTTTTGTACCGTCAAAAAATGTCGTTGTGTTCAAGGTTGGAAAACTCATGCGGGAAAAAGTTGGCAACTCACCACAAACACAACCCCCGGCACAATAA
- a CDS encoding response regulator, with amino-acid sequence MDKGVKVLVVDDDVDYNLYLTKFLSEEGYTAKGITMPSEAINVLEQDRFNIVILDLKMPQISGTELLKEIKSRFQNICVIILTGYPSFKTAVETMKLDAFDYLKKPFDLNDLRKALHNAQKTYCLIKNSKDKLKSDVGKKLKFLRKSKKITQKQLANRTGLSPSLLSQIENGQIAASLNTLDKLSASLNVKLSYFLEENPTEIIADTY; translated from the coding sequence ATGGATAAAGGCGTAAAGGTATTGGTTGTAGATGATGATGTTGACTATAATTTATATTTAACCAAATTTTTAAGCGAAGAGGGTTACACCGCCAAAGGCATTACAATGCCTTCAGAGGCCATAAACGTCCTGGAACAAGACAGATTTAACATCGTCATTTTGGATTTAAAAATGCCGCAAATAAGCGGTACCGAGTTGCTTAAAGAGATAAAATCAAGGTTCCAGAATATTTGTGTTATTATATTGACCGGTTATCCCTCTTTTAAGACGGCAGTTGAAACGATGAAACTCGATGCATTTGATTACTTAAAAAAACCATTCGACTTAAATGACTTGAGAAAGGCTTTACATAATGCACAAAAGACGTACTGTCTTATCAAAAATTCGAAGGATAAACTGAAGAGCGATGTCGGGAAAAAGCTTAAGTTTTTGAGGAAAAGTAAAAAGATCACCCAAAAGCAATTAGCAAACCGGACAGGTCTGTCTCCAAGCTTATTATCACAGATTGAAAACGGTCAAATCGCTGCATCTCTTAATACGCTTGATAAATTATCGGCGTCTCTTAATGTTAAGTTGTCCTATTTCCTGGAAGAAAATCCCACGGAAATTATTGCGGATACTTACTAG
- a CDS encoding ferredoxin has product MHAKVDADTCTGCELCVQTCPEIFYMNGDLAEAKDIEVPSEYEDTCRQAAEECPVEAISLD; this is encoded by the coding sequence ATGCATGCAAAAGTAGATGCAGATACTTGTACAGGATGTGAACTTTGCGTACAAACATGTCCTGAAATTTTTTATATGAACGGTGATCTCGCCGAAGCGAAGGATATTGAAGTGCCTTCTGAGTATGAAGATACCTGTAGACAGGCAGCGGAAGAATGTCCCGTAGAGGCCATCAGCCTCGATTAG